The following DNA comes from Hordeum vulgare subsp. vulgare chromosome 3H, MorexV3_pseudomolecules_assembly, whole genome shotgun sequence.
CAATGTTCGAATGGATCACTGGTCTTTTGAGCTCCGTGATGCCACTCACATGATCAACGTATCATACTAGTAACAATTAGATGAAATATTTCAGCTAATTACCCACGAAACTGGTGGTTGCTAAAATTCTATATATTTTGTTGTTACTTTGTCAGGCTAGAAACAACTGCTGATTCAAAACTGGCTTGGTCAACAAGATTCATATATCATAAATACTAATTACTAGTCACAAAACATAGGTTGCTAATCTCTAAAATTGACTGCTTCTTAGATACACAGCAACGGTGATTACGTTCAGGTTTTTGGCAAAACTGGGATGAACGAATATTTCCTACAGATTAAAGCTTTCAAGATAAGGTTATACCGAAACCATCTGTTGTTTTTATTAGATTGTCCTAAATGTGCACCAGTACAAACATTGTTTGTTTACGAGTGCTTCGTCTGAAAAAATCAGGCCCATCGTAAACTACAATGATACAACTCATCACTACCTGTACTCAATATATTGCACGTTGGACATTCGTAAGACAAACGCTTTGAAGGTGAATTTtccattacttatttattttccacatacatcacatatacatcAATTCTCACAAAATATTCAAATTGATAGGCAAAGTTAAAACCAGCCGCATCAACTGTGTTCCCCAAGAGGCCAGCAATCACACCCACCGAGGTGCCAATGGAATTGTCAACGAAGGACAAGATTTTCACCATACTCCGTGACCCGGCGTATAGGTGAGACACCTTGATAGTAAATACAAAGTTCCGCATTGTTATCCTTAGATGACTGCAATTGGAATTGTTAAGTTCATATGAATGAGTAAGATGCTTGGTTGATTCACTGCATATAGTTGCGTAGAAAAATAAGTTAAAACTCAAGAAAGAATGGCAACTACAATCTAACCCCGTTGTTGTCGTAATTCAGGGATATCGCGCATGGCGTCAGCCTGAAATTGATTCGCAGTGCATTAGACATCAGTCAGGACGAAATAATGTAAACATCTTTCGTTATGAAAACAGTTATTTCTCTGGCGTTCGTTGATTTTTTTAAGCCATGAATAACAGCAATCAATGTTCATTTTATGTCAACCCTTAGGAAAGTTATCTCGGAGCAGATTTATCTCGGCTTGATCTACACAACGGTCGACGACAACCACTTCAAGTCTTCCATCTGAAACTGCGGATGCTCCGTTTCATGGATTAATTAGAGTTATTATGTACTGCACTCTCGAATGTTTAATTATAATTTTCAGGCAAGTTTTTATGGACTGCATTAGATGTGGTTGTAATATTTTTATTTCCAACTGGTCATGAAGCACCACCCTGCCCCACTTATGCATGTGTTCCATCGACACTACATACTGCCCTCCATCCCCAATTGAAGGCATTTCCCCCATGAAAAACACACTTCCTTGGGTTGCTCCACCAAACATTGATATGGACCAACCAGATTTTTCCTCTCTCTTAGATAACAACATTTTAACTGAGATTTTTGCTAGGCTTGGTTGCACTAAATCTCTTGTTCGTAGTTCTGTAGTCAGCCATAGATGGCTCGAGATTTGTGGTTCTAAGCAGTTTGCCCTGGAGTACTCTCGCCGGAATGCTCCAGCATTCCTCGGATTCATCGTTTCATACGAGCGACAATTCGAGCTCCAAGTGCGCCTTCTCGGTGTAGCGGCTCAACCTCCTGATCCTTGTCAGGCTACACTCCTTGCAAGGGTGGATGTTTCGCCCATGGCCATGGACAACATCCTCTCATCTGAAGGAGGTGAGATACTTGTCTTAGTTAGAGGCCTCGCAGGGGGGTTATTTTCTGTTTCTCCAACTCCTCCATTCTCTAGGACATTCTTAGCCACTAGAATGCCTCGAGTCCCTCTTGCTTCGCCTCAGCACACCCCAAACTTGTATGGGCGGTTTGGGGTCATTTCTATTGATCAGGGGCCTAAGTATTCATTCTTTGTTAAGCAAGCAGCAGGCCCATTCACCCGTTCTTACTCTGGTGTGAGATTCGGTTCTGTTTCAGATCTATATATCCATGTTTGCGTCTTAAAAACAATGAATGGTCTCGCTTTGTTTCATCGCCTCTGCGAACTCGACCCGGTAGTGATTGTCCTTTGTTCCATTGGGATCCATACTGTGTCATAGTGGATTGTAATCTATACATGATGTATGTGGTAGGTTTTGTTGTCTGTTTCAACATAGATAACTCTGTGTTCTCTACAGTCCAGCTCCCTATAATTGCCACTTCATGCTTTGATTACCATATCTCTAGGAGCAGTTTTGGTATCCTATCATTTGTCCACTCTGACAATAAGTCACTTCGCACATTTATTCTATCATCACTAAAACATGGTGAAACAACTTGGTCTCGCTTGTCGGAAAACAACTTTATCTCATCCTTTGCAAGCTTCACTGAGCACCCGATGTGGCGACAATTTTTTTTTGGTGATGATTTGGACGAGGGGCTTCATTCTATGCAGATCAAGTCATCTAGCACAGATTCTTCCTTTGTGATATTGAAGTTTAGCTTTCACCATGCCATGTTTGTTCTTGAGATGAAAAGCGACAATGCACAAGAGGTGCAATTCCTGGACGGAGATGGTCCTACAAGGTCTATTGTTGCTCTTACAGAGCGTTGGCCACCATTGGTCCGTCTCCATGCCGATAATGTGCAGTAGGTTATTTATGTAATTAATGGATTTATGTAATCTCTGAATATGGTTTTAGTGGATTATTGTTCCCCTGATGACTTGCTGGTACTATTTACATCTATCATATGTATTTGTTTCTGTGTAATGGAATAGTGTTGCTGGTACTACTTACATCTATCATTCACGAGCAATCTTTTTCGTCCCAATAGGTTCCATTTTGATATGTCATCCTTGTTGTGTACATTAAGTGCTTCACCCTGAATCGACAAAGTTCATAAAATTGTTGCGGATACGCTAGTTGTTGGTCAGTTACACGTAACAAGGAATTATTAAATAACACCTTAGGTGCACCGTATGTTTGTTAAAAGTCCTTAATAATGTATGCATGTTGGTAAAGTCCATACGGATTTGCATTTGCAAAAGGTCCTTCGTGTCGTGAACATTAATTCGTTGACGTGGCTTCATCAAATTTCATATACTGTTACGGGTTGCTATTAAAATGTTATGGATAACGGTAAAGTTCTTCTGGATCGATCACTAAAGTGCACAACGTACATGACAAGGTTTACATGATAAAAGCTAACATTTAAACAAGCCCTTCGTTCCCTATACATTAAGTGTGCCATACGCTTGAGCAAATTCATTTAATTGGTAAGATAGGGTAAAGTTCATCTTGATAAATCACCCAAGTGCGCAACGTGCATGAACAACGTTTTCATCATAAGAGATAATTTTTGATAAGTCCTTCGTGCCATATACCTTAAGTGCGCCCCAAAGTTTTAGCAAAGTTCATAAATTGTTATCGGTGATGGTAAAATACTTCTGGATCGACCTTTCAAGTGCTATATGTGCATGAACAAAGTTTTCATcataagagataaagagtggataaGACATTCGTGACCTATACCTTAAGTGTGCCACACGCTTGAGCAAAGTCCTTAAAATGATATGGTTGACTGTTAAATCTTCCGGATCGGTCACTCAAGGGCGCGACATGCATGAACAAAATGCTCATCATACGAGCTTATTTTTTGATAAGTCCTGTGTGCCATATACCTTAAGTGCAGCATCTGATCAGTCAAAGTTCTTAGCTAGGTATGGATGTCCTTAAAGTCCATATCGCAAAGTTCTTCGTGCCATATGCTCAATCGATCATATGCTTAATGTATAGGCTAAAGTTTTCTTCATAACAGAAAAAAATTTGACAAGTCCTTCGTGCCTAGTACCTTAAATGCGCCACAAACTTGAGCAAAGTTCTTAGTTTGTTATGGATGACGGTAAAGTTCTTCTGGATCGATCACTAAAGTGCACAACGTACATGACAAAGTTTACATGATAAGGATAACATTTAAACAAGCCCTTCGTTCCCTATACATTAAGTGTGCCACATGCTTGAGCACAATGTATTTAATTGGTAAGGTACGGTAAAGTTCTTCCCGATCGATCAACCAAGTGCGCAAGGTGCATGAACAATGTTTTCACCGTAAGGGATAAATTTTGATAAGTCCTTCATGCCATATACCTTAAGTGCGCCACAAGTTTTAGCAAATTTCATAAGCATATGATCGATGATGGTAAAAGTACTTCTGGATCGACCTTTCAATTGCTTTATGTGCATGAACAAAGTTCCATCAGAAGAGATAAAAAGTAGATAAATCCTTCGTGACCTATATCTTAAGTGTGCCACACGCTTCAGTAAAATTCTTAAAATGTAATGAATGACGGTAAAATCTGCCGGATCGGTCACTCAACGGCGCAACATGCATGAACAAAATGATCATCATAAGAGATTACATTTGATAAGTCCTTCGTGCCATATACCTTAAGTGCAGCATATGATCGGTCAAAGTTCTTAGCTAGCTATGGATGTCGGTAAAGTCCATAGGGATGAACATTGCTCAGTCGATCATATGCTTAATGTATAGGATCAAAGTTTTCTTCATCACAGTAAAAGATTTGACAAGTCCTTCATGCCTAGTACCTTAAATGTGCCACAAGCATGAGTAAAGTTCTTAGTTTGTTATGGATGACGGTATAGTTCTTCTGGGTCGATCATCAATGTGCACAACGTACATGACAAAGTTTACGTGATAAGAGATAAAATTTAGACAAGTCCTTCGTTCCCTATACATTAAGTGTGCCACACGCTTGGGCAAATTTATTTAATTGGTAAGATAGGGTAAATTTCTTCCTGGTCGATCACCCAAGTGCGCAACGCGCACTAACCACGTTTTCATCATAAGAGATACAGTTTGATAAGTCCTTCGTGCCATGTACCTTAAGTGCGCCACAAGGTTAAGCAAAGTTCATAAATTGTTATTGATGATAGTAAAATACTTCTGGATCGACATGCCAAGTGCTCTATGTGCATGAACAATGTTTTCATCATAAGAGATAAAAAGTTGACAAGTCCTTTATGACCTATACTTTAAGTGTGCCACACGCTTCAGCAAAGTTCTTAAATTGATATGGTTGACGGTAAAATCTTCCGGATCCTTCACTCAAGGGCACAACATGCATGATCAAGGTGATCATCATAAGATATTATTTTTTGATAAGTTCTGTGTTCCCTATATCTTAAGTGTGCCACACCCTTCAGTAAAATTCTTAAACATGCTGTGGATgacgacaaagctattccaggtaAATCTCTCAAGTGTGCAACATGCATGAACAAAGTTTTCATCATAAAAGATAGAAAATATGATAAGTCCTCCATTCCCTATACCTCAAGTGCGCCAGACGCTCTAGCAAAGTTTTAAGAGGTCATGGATGACGATAAATTTCCTCCTGTTCGATCTCTCAACTGCGCTACATGTACGATCAAAGTTTTCTTCATAATATATAAAAATTTGACAAGTCCTTCGTGCCTAGTTCCTTAAATGCGCCACAAGCTTGAGAAAAGTTCTTAGTTTGTTATGGATGACGGTGAAGTTCTTCTAGACCGATCACTAAAGTGCAAAACGTACATGACAAAGTTTACGTGATAAGTGATAAGATTTAAACAAATCCTTCGTTCCCTATATATTAAGTGTGCCACACGCTTGAACAAATTTATTTAATTGATAAGAtagggtaaagttcttcttgatcGATCACCCAAGTGCGCAGCGTGCACGAACCACGTTTTCATCATGAGAGATACAGTTTGATAAGTCTTTCGTGCCATATACCTTAAGTGCGCCACAAGGTTAAGCAAAGTTCATACATTGTTATCGATGATGGTAAAATACTTCTGGATCGACCTTTTAAGTGCTCTGTGTGCATGAACAAAGTTTCCATCAGAAGAGATAAAAAGTAGATAAGTCCTTCATGACCTATATATTAAGTGTGCCACACGCTTCAACAAAATTCTTAAAATGTTATGGATGACGGTTAAATCTTCCGGATCGGTCAAACAAGGGCGCAACATGCATGAACAAAATGCTCATCATAAGATATTATTTTTTGATACCTTAAGTGCAGCATATAATCGGTCCAAGTTCTTATCAAGGTATGGATGTCGGTAAAGTCCATACGGATGAACATTGCTCAATCGATCATATGCTTAATGTATAGGATCAAAGTTTTCTTAATAACAGATAAAAATTTGACAAGTCCTTCGTGCCTAGTACCTTAAATGCGCCACAAGCATGAGTAAAGTTCTTAGTTTCTTATGGATGACTGTAAAGTTCTTCCGATCAATAAAGTGCAACACGTACATGATAAAGTTTACATGATAAGAGATAAAATTTAGACAAGTCAATCATTCCCATCGACATGTCAAGTTTTCTTCATAACAGATATAAATTTGACAAGTCCTCCGTGCCTAGTACCTTTCATGCGCCATAAGCATGGGTAAAGTTCTTAGTTTGTTATGGGTGACGGTAAAGTTCTTCCGGATCGATCACTAAAGTGCACAACTTGCATGAAGAAAATGCTCATCATAAGAAATTAGTTTTTGATAAGTCATGTGTTTCCTATGCCTTAAGTGCACCACAACCTTCGACAAATTTCTTAAATAGTTCTGGATGACGTCAAAGTTCTTCCGGCCAATCTCTCAAGTGTGCAACATGCATGACCAAAATTTACATCCTAAGAGATAGCAAAATATGATAACTCCTCCGTGCCTTATACCTTAAGTGCGCCACACGCTCTAGCAAAGTTTTTAAATTGTTATGGATGGTGATAAATTTCCTCCGGTTCGATATCTCAAGTGCGCTACATGTAGGATCAAAGTTTTGATCATAACATATAAAAATTTGATAAGTCATTCGTGCCTAGTACCTTAAATGCGCCATAAGCTTGAGCAAAGTTCTTAGTTTGTTATGGATGACGGTGAAGTTCTTTTGGATCGATCACTAAAGTGCACAAAGTACATGACAAAGTTTACATGATAAAAGATAAAATTTTGACAAGTCCTCCATTCCCTATACATTAAGTGTGTCACACGCTTGAGCAAATTTATTTAATTGGTAAGGTAGGGTAAAGTTCTTCCCGATCGATCACCCAAGTGCGCAACGTGCATGAACAACGTGTTCATCATAAGAGGTAAATTTTGATAAGTCCTTCGTGTCATATACCTTAAGTGCGCCACAAGCCTTAGCAAAGTTCATAATTTGTTACCGGTGATGGTTGAATACTTCTGGATCGGCATGTGAAGTGCTCTATGTGCATGAACAAAGTTTCCATCATACGAGATGAGAAGTTGACAAGTCCTTTGTGACCTATACCTTAAGTCTGCCACACTCTTCATCAAAGTTCTTATATTGTTATTGATGATGGTGAAATACTTCTGGATCGACCTGTCAAGTGCTATGTGTGCATGAACAAAGTTATCGTCATAAGAGATAAAAAGTTGATAAGTCCTTTGTGACCTATACCTTAAGTGTGCCACATGCTTCAGCAAAGTCCTTAAATTGTTATGGATGACGGTAAAATCTTCCGGATCGGTGACTCAAGGGCGCAACTTGCATGAACAAAATGCTCATCATAAGATATTAATTTTTGATAAGTCCTGTGTTTCCTATGCCTTAAGTGCTCCACACCCTTCGACAAATTTCTTAAATAGTTCTGGATGACGTCAAAGTTCTTCCGGCCAATCTCTCAAGTGTGCAACATGCATGAACAAAGTTTTCGTCATAAGAGATAGCAAAATATGATAAGTCCTCCGTGCACTATACCTTAAGTGCGCCACACGCTCTAGCAAAGTTTTTGAATTGTTATGGATGGTGATAAATTTCATCCGGTTCGATATCTCAAGTGCGCTACATGTTTTATCAAAGTTCATTCATTGTTACCGATGATGGTAAAAAGCTTATGGATCAACCTTTCAAGTGCTATATGTGCATGAACAAAGTTTTCATCAGAAGTTCTTCCGCTATGTATGGATGTCGGTAAAGTCCGTATGGACCAACATCTTAAGCGCGAAACTTGCGCGGGCGAATGTTTTCATCCCAAGAGGTGCATTTGCACAGGTCCTTCGTGTCGTGTGCATTAAGTGCTTCATCCCCCGCTATAGAAAAGTTCTTTCATATCGATCTCTCAATGTGGCAGCTAACCAGACCAGAAGTCGTCATCCCTTATCATATAAATTTTAATAAGTACTTCGTGTGTTTGCGCACAATGCTCATGGTATTTGTTCGTAGAATTAAGGCCGGAATGGAATTGCAAATCCTGTTTGGATGTACGTAATGTCGAATTGAATTTTACCATTTCAAGGAGTGTGTAAACAACATTTTAATAAGGTTGTATTTATGTGGTTGGTTTGGCTTAATTAGAAATCTACAGCAGATCCTAGCATTAAATAGTATTATATCACAGTTTTTACTTGTATGTCCTCCAAGTCCAGTAATTAAAATTGCCAACAGGTCCAAAATCTTACACAAGGGCCCTGTCTAGAATTTTACAAAAGCAGTCGGGTCCTGGGATTGCCGCATCGTCCATGGATGCGGGGATCTATGCGGCGCTGGGCTCGACTACGGACCCGTGGAGACGGAGCTTGGTGGCTCGCCCTGTTTCGTCGCTGGCTGTGAAGGCGGAGACTGTTGCAGTGCCGGCGACATGGGGAGGTGGATGCCGGCCTATAGGATGAGGAGGCGGCGGTCCCCGACGTCGAGGATTCCACGCATTACCGATGCTAGGGGCTCCGAATTTGCGAGAGGGTGTGAGAGGCACGCGCGGGGGTCGCTGTGGAATTCGCTCGCATTTCCACATCCAAATTCCAAACATATCCAAACGTCCAAATTGAACACCGAATTCCAGATTCCCAGATTTTAGGGCCAATTCTGTATAATCAAAACGGGCATAAGAAATCAGCGAGCTGATTTCTTGTAGCCACCGGAGGATGTATTAAAATAATACTATTAATTACGAGGTTAATATTCGTCAAACCGAGTCAACGTTATTattaagaaaaaaaatcatttaccGGCGACTATACTGGAATCGACGTTACTCGAATGGGATTCGTTAGTCGCCCTTTCACATAACCTGGCGTTGAGTTTGGTGCGTGCGCTTGGTAATTAGTCTGGTGGTATTATATCTATACGGACCCATCTATCTTGGGTTTAAAGTCCACCGGCTGTTTCTTCTCACAAATAGTCCACATAGAAACATTCGGTTGTTCTCCTCGCCTCCCTCGTTCCCCTCTCAGATCCCAATCGATTCGGCCGCTGTGGATGGAGGACGACGCAGAGGTAAGAGTCAATTCATAAATATCCCAACTGTTTTCTACATCGTATGTTCAATCCTCTCCCCATGAAGATCCAAAGCTCTGTTTTAATCTCTCTGCACGGAGAACATGTCGGTATTAAAAAAACTATGACTGGACCTCGTCGTAGGGCTAGTTTGGCATGCCAGATTTAAGCAGATTTTAGCAGTTTGGCAGGGGAAACGCACCAGACATGACCCTAGCGAGCGACTACGAGCCGGAGCAGCCGGGCACGAGAGCCGGTGGTGTGCTAGCCACCTGCTCCTCCGACGCCACACCGGCGAGTCTCCGATGCATGACCTGGGTGCTCGCTGCCTCTCCTCCCCCAACTCCGGCACCCTGGACTCCTCATTGCCTCCCCTTCCACCAACACCGTGCTATCTTTTATTGTATGGAATGTGTAGATGTAGGTGTTTTTTTTCAGCACAGATCCCTTCCACTTTCACTGATGTGATAAGAATGCAGTTCATAGGGACTAGGGAAACCAAAGCCAGACTTCTATTATTTTTTGATGCGCTCATCCTTGCCGCTTTCACTGATACAGAGTCACTACTAGTTGAAATTAACATGGCTAGAGTAACAATCATATTTGTGTTCTGCTGCGATTATTCGGTTGTTTGTAATTCAGTTTTTCTAATTCATGGAGTAGTACTAAAGATTGCCGCTTTCACTGATACAGAGTCGCTGCTAGTTGAAAATAATATGGCTAGAGAAACAATGATATTTGTGTTGTGCTGCGATTATTCGGCTGTTTGTAATGCAGCTTTCCTAATTAATGGAGAAGTACTAAAGTTGTTGTCTCACTTATAAATTCACATCAACTTTGGTTAATTTGGTATATACTGAAACCATACCAAAATGATTTGGAATATGCCGAAACCGAAACATATGTTTGTATTCATACAATATTTACTGAAGTATCAATAGCGTATATACCAAAAGCCGTGCTTGAAAGCTGCTTTGCACACACAGAAAAAGTGTAAGCAATAAATTGGATGGATTCTGAACTTGAGTACTCTTCTGGACTTACTGCATTAAAGGGCCTTGTAGAATTGATCAACTTTTTTGGTAGATTTTCTTCCCGTAATATTTTGGTGGGTCGGTAATAGTTTGAAACTTCACAACGTGCATGCCTGGAACACCGCCACACCGCCCTCACCGCTCCTTGTCGGCATTTGCCCCACGCCGACTCAAGCCGCTCCCTCACTGGCGACCATTGCGCATTCAGTAGCTACCTGATCACACATGAATTTGTATTTTGactaaattaaaaaaaatcatcttGTTCAGCCTCCGTTTTTTTATAATATAGTGGCTGGTTCAGCATTATTCTGTTCCCAGATCCATGTGAGTAAGCTTTGTTTTATTGAGAGCAAATCTCACGTACTATGGTTGGTAGCGATGACAATTAGGAATAGCGAGTAAATTGTTATTTCATATTCCAATATATACATTTCAATGCTTATGAATTTATGGTTGTACATCGACCAATTTGTTTAACGGTTTATTTTATAAGTTTTGATAGGGATAGATTTTGTTTGGTGTACGGGGTTCATATTTGTTATATACATTTATTTTTCCACTTGATTAATTCAATGATGATTTGTATTTTGAATGAAGGGGGACAGGTGTTGTGTTTGCAAGCATGAGATCGTTGTATGTCGTGATGCACAAGGTCCACCGTGTCACGTAGGGATACCGATCACAAAGTTCTATCATTCCAAAATGGTAAGCTCTGAACGGTTCATAAAACATTTACATTTTCCCCCGTAAAAATGAATATGCATGACCTCATTTTAACTTTTTTTCTTGCAATGATATTATACAGTTTGTTCCATGCGCTATCCGGCATATCATAGAAGAATACATCCATCGCGTTGAACCAGATGCGATGCAAGGAGACATAACGACTTGGACTGCTTACTTTGTTACTTTTGAGAGGCTACAGTATGAGGTTACCTTTGAGTGTGGTGATTTGGCTACCCAGATCGTGGGTGAGGGGTGGCAGCAGCTTCTGGATGATTATGTCGTGTGTCCAGGGGATATGATGTATATCTACATGCGTAACGGAGGCTACAGGCTCTCATTCGACATCACGAAGGATGGCGTCCAACGAATACCACTAAATTATGTTGGTATGAAGTTTCGTTTTTTATCATCATCCATCTAAACGACATGATAAACATGGTTTGTTTGTTGATGTTGTGTGTTAATTTAAATACACTAAACCTTTATTCCAAAGCATTCTATCTGTTGTGAACTCGAACCATATTTTTTTATAGTTTTTCGCCCTTGAAACTATTTGAAAGACCAAAAGATACAACTAATGTTAAGAATCCTGCTTTGAATGCTTAAATAGAATTTCAATAACAAGAAATGTTTTTACATTCCAATTTATCGGCAACGCTAGTTGTTTTGTACCTTTATTTTGTCGGTAGTTACAAGCTCCATGCTTCTGCATACGTATTAAACGAGCAATTTTCTCCAATTAAGATACTTCGTTTTGAGTGATCAATATTCATAACATTAGTTGTTTTGCTAATATATTACGATTCAACTTTATTTCGTGTAGTTACTGTTGTTTACTTTCATTATCTAAagtctttttcttttttgatatGTGCGCTATGAAGCCATGCGTGGTCTCAGCCGTAGGAAGAAAaagatcatcaataaatgcatcatcacaaGGGGGATAGAACTGGAATATTCTGAGATGGTGAAAATGGTGAGAAACGCGTTTGGACCAACAAAGTCACCATGCTGTGTCTTAGTGCACAGGATGAGGAAATGTGATGTTTCTTTTGGCTACATGGTTAGTGTTTTAAATAAGTGAACTGAATGAACAGTATAGGGGTATTATTCAAAATGTTTGCTGAAAAAAATTTACATCGTATTAAGATTTTACCTTCTGCTATTTATATTATTGATTTGCAGAGAATTCCAAAACGAGTTGTTGAACGTATCGAGAAGAAACGAGGAGTTCTTGATGAAGAAGGGAAACTTCTGCTTGTCAATGATGTTGATACATATGTTGATGGTAGATACAAGAAGCTTACAGATGCGAGGCTGGTTCTACAGGGAGGTTTCAGGTCTTATGCACATTTGCTTGGTTTGAAGGTTGGCGATTTGGTATCAATTTATTTTCAGAAGGTTGAAGACCCTGCAACACTAAAAGTATGGTTCGCCGTCATATCTTAGATGACTTGAGTAGAACTTTATGTAATATGGATATTAGACTGAGAAGCGATTAGAGAAGAACTTTTAGTGTGTTTTGTGTATGGCAGACGTGTTAGCTGCATTTCCTCAATTATATCTAGTCATAAGTTTAAATCATCTTGTTGGGCAGCCAAGGTTAATAACTCCTATTTTAAGTGACATATTCTGAGTATGGCGGTCATGTTGGTTGACTCTTTATTCATGTATACAATCTGCATATGTAGTTCACGTCATACCAATTAAAATGCACACCCGCTTGGTCACAGCATGCGAATTTTAGACGGAATCATTCTCAATGCGATAGTGCTATGTCTGTTTCATACATTCTTGTTCAGAAAACATAATGTCTGCTCATTA
Coding sequences within:
- the LOC123441289 gene encoding uncharacterized protein LOC123441289, with amino-acid sequence MDANGNATHALFTGEAMMVSPARSTASTVIPPRSSTLRPVTIKQLYDGFLQDIERYPILIEGEPVSSAKLKPAASTVFPKRPAITPTEVPMELSTKDKIFTILRDPAYRDIAHGVSLKLIRSALDISQDEIMKVISEQIYLGLIYTTVDDNHFKSSI